The genomic stretch GGATATTGGCGAGGTTCTCAATAAGGTCGCCGACCCCAACTGGGTGGATCCGGCCAAGACCAGAAAAGTGGGCAACAACCAGTTGGATAAAGACGCTTTCCTAAAGCTACTTTTGACCCAGCTGAAGTATCAGGACCCGACCAATCCCATGGAGAGTCATGAAATGGCGGCCCAATTGGCCCAGTTCTCCTCGCTGGAGAGTTTGTCCAATATCGATAAGGGAATCGGCAATCTGCAAAAGGCAGCAGCGCCAAAGAACGACTTTGCTGCATTAAACCTCATTGGCAAAGCTGTGAGTGGTGATTCATCAAAGATTAGCCGAACAGATGAGGCCGAGACCCACGACATTCGCTATGATCTTCTGAATGATGCCCAAAAGGTAGTGGTCAAAGTGTTGGACGCCAACAACCAGCCAGTCAGAGAGCTGGAATTTAACGACATCAAAAAGGGAAAAAATGAGGTGAGTTGGAACGGTCTGACCGAAGATGGGCAGCCTGCGCGCGCTGGACAGTATCGCCTACACATTGAAGCAGTGGGGTCAAATGGTCTCAAGGTTGCCGCAATAACCCAATTTGAGGGCCGAATTAGCGGAGTAAATTTCACACCCCAGGGACCGGTATTGTTGGTGGGTAATCAGAGTATCCGTTTATCTGATGTGAAGAAGATCGTGGATCCAGCTGTTTTGGCCGCTCAGCAGGTACAAAGAGCTCCGGCTGCGGCTGGAGTTGCGAAACAAGGGGTCATGGCGAAGGCTCCGTCGGTTCCTGATGGTAGTGAGCCGGCTCAGGTGGAAAGTAATTTGGAATCCGTGGGCATGAGCCGCGGTATGGTCAATGAGATGAAAAAACAAGGTGTAAAGGCAGGGTTGTGAGCACCATCAACACTTTTGGAAAAATCGGTCAAGTCAATGGCCTCTCTCCAGAGAGGCAGAGTGGACTTGCAGATGCCAAAGGGGTTAAGGGCGAAGGATTTAGGGAAACACTTCGTCAGGTGCGTGATCAGGCAGTTTTGGGCGCCGATGGTGTCAAGGGTGCCCAGGCTGAACTGAGCTTGAAGTTTTCGGGTCACGCAATTGATCGCATGAGAAACCGTGGGATTTCCTACGGTCCGGAGGCATTGGCAAAGTTGAACCAGGCAGTGGAAAAGGCCGCAGCGAAAGGAGCCAAAGAGACACTCGTACTGACTGATAATTCGGCACTGATCGTCAGTGTCAAAAACAATACGGTTGTTACGGTAATGGACAAGGGTGCATTAAAAGACAATGTATTCACCAATATCGATTCAACCGTTGTGATTTAGATTGGTTTTTAAACAGGAAGTTTAAAATATACAGGGGCTGGACCTCGTAGAGGGGGCCCCTCCATAACACCACTGATTGATTGATGTGGTGCAAGACATGGAGGTCTTATGGGAGTTCTTTCATCTCTTTATACCGGTGTGTCCGGTTTGAGTGCTCAGGGTGAGGCCCTGGGGGTGATTGGTGACAACATCGCCAATGCCAATACGGTGGGTTTTAAGGCCAGCCGTGCCGAGTTCCAGGACATAATATCCAAAAGCTTAAAAGGAATTCTTGGTGGAAACCAAATCGGTCGCGGTGTGAAGATCGGTGCGGTTAACCCTATTCTTATCCAAGGTAACGTGGATGCCACGGAAAAAGCCACGGACCTGGCCATATCAGGTGACGGCTACTACATTCTGCGTGGTTCGGACGGAGAGTCCTACACCCGCGACGGTTCCTTCCACTTTGACAAGGAAGGATATCTGGTCACCAATGACAACCAGCGTGTCCAGGGCTTTGAGGCTGATGAGTCGGGAACAATCATTAATAAGGTTGAGGACATAAGGTTCCCCCGCGCTCTGATTCCAGCTCGGGGCACAACCAAGGTCAAACTGGAGCTCAATCTGGATTCACGGGTCGCCCAAGAGCCTAATTCAGTCAAGACATTTGACCCTAAGAACCCCTATGATACTTCCAATTACTCGACCGGTGTTGAGATCTATGACTCTCAGGGTAACAAACACCTGATGACCATGTTCTTTAACAAGTTGGCCGACCGGACTTGGGAATACCGCGGAATGGTGGACGGGAAGGAAGTCACAGGCGGAGTCGAAGAAACCTTGTCTGAAGTGTGTAAAGGTAAACTGACCTTCACCGTTGATGGAAAACTGGACACTGAGGAACTACAGGCTTCGAATTTCAACTTCAAAGGCGGAGCTCTTCAAAACCAGCAAATCAAAATTGATTTTGGTGACTCCATTACCACTGACAAGGGCAAAGGTCTTGATGGGACCAAGCAGTACGGAAAGGATTCCGACATGATTGCTTGGCATCAGGATGGAAGTGCCGCTGGTACCATTACCAATCTGTCATTTAATGATGAAGGGGTTTTGACGGCCCTCTACAGTAATGGACAAACCAAAGATTTGGCCCAGATTGCTCTGGCCAAATTTGAAAACCCGGAAGCTCTATTTAAGGTTGGTAACAACCGACTAAAGGAAGCCCGGGATTCGGGAGCACCTGCTATTGGTAAACCAAATCGTGCAGGAAGAGGAAAGATCTTTGCCAAGTCATTGGAGAGGTCAACTGTGGATTTGGCGCTGGAATTCGTTAATCTGATTCAAAATCAGAGAGGCTTTCAGGCGAATGCAAAAACGATTACGACCACTGATGAGTTGTTGGCGGAAGTCATCAACCTTAAGCGGTAATCCTAGATGAATGGTTCAGGGCTGGGAGGCTCTTTGCTGAGCCTCCCAGTTCATAGATTTGGGCATTGAGGATTCAGTTGTGAATAAAACGGTCGTATGTGCTTATAAACTTCGCTTCCTGACGGCATTCTGTTTGGGCATTGTAAATGCCGGATTTCCGGCCCCAACCCTTGCAAACTCCAAATGCTCGGTTGAGGCTTTGACCGATGACTGCCGAGTGTTTGAAGGAGAACCCATCCGGTTCGCTGACGGAACTGAGATTCCCACCCTCAAGGCCGAGGGGGATCGAATGCCAAAGGTTAAAATTATTAAGGGAAAAAAAGGCTCGCCTTCCGCGAATGCAATTCGGGATGAAGTTGCAGAAGGACTTCAGCTTCAGCAGTCTCAGGCTGATTGGGAGTTGCGCATGGACTTGATGTACACCCTGAGCGAGGAAAATAAGTACAGCCTGAGCCGTCAGGCAGTACTTTTTTTGGGCAACCATCCGGAATTGGTGAGGCAGATTCTTGACGATAAGAACGACAATGGCGGCAGTGACGTCATGCTGCCATGGCCGATGGATGGTCGCGCTGATTTGACTGAGCAAACCAAACTAACCTGGGTCAAGCTGGCTGATGTTAGAGATTACTTTGATCGAAGTGTCTCTAATCGGGTGAAGACCAAGGTTCGTAATGTATTAGAAAGGTACGATGAAAAGTCAGAGGTCATCTATTCAGCCTTTAAGGATCAAATGGCAGGCTCAGAGCCGGTCGTTGATGAGGCCAAGCTCAGTCGCGCAAGGAATCTGGTCGTCGAAGCCAAGGCGACCATCGAGAATGCCCTGTTGGCCGGTCGCCGGGAGCAGGAGTTGTCGACAGAGGAGCGCGGGCAGCTGACCCGCATTCGCAAAATTGAGGCTAAGTTTCCAAGCAGATTCGATGGAGAATGCCAAGGCGAAGTGGGTAACGCCTACTATTCCTCAATTGATAACACCATCAATATCTGTCCTCAATTTATGAACTATCCAAGCTCATCTCTAATAACGGTGATTGGCCACGAGCTGGGGCATGCTGTTGACCCTTGTATTTCCCAGTTTGCATTTTGGGAAATCGACGAGAAGATGGCCTCTACTTTCGATATCAACAATCCCCCCGAGGAGGCGCAGAAGTCGGAGGAGAGACTGTTGATATTTTCAGCAGTCGTCGGTCTATCTCAAATCAGTAAAGTCAAAGAGACGAGCTTACCCTTTGAAATGATGTCTTCGTCTCCGGAGGACCTGCGATATTTGCAGGACATTGGACTCTTAAGGTTAAAAGCGCCAGGAGTGCCATTCACCCATTACCCCCTCAGGGACGTCTACAAATGCCTGACCAGACCAGAAGGCGGAGGGTTTCGTGAGGTCACCAAAGAGGATCTTGAGCGGATGGCAGAGGAGGTCACTCAGTATAGGGCTGAAATCCTTGGCAAGGGATACAGGGCCAAACGGGATCAAATGCGCATTGTTGAGGCCTTTTCCCGGTACCCCCAGTGCACCGGTCCCGCCAAGTCTTCGCAGATGGGTGAAGCCATCAGCGACTGGTTGGGAGCAGAGGTGTTGGGGGCTCACTTGAAAGGCAAAAAATTGAAGACCAACCAGGAACGCTTGGCGGGAATAGGAGTTTTCGCCGCGGCCCTTTGTGAAGATCGGAAAATTGTCTCACGACCCTTGGCCACGGACATGGATGTGATGTCCGCTGCGGCTGCGGACTGGGCCTCTCACCGTGGTCAACACCCGCCATCGGCAAGAAGAATCAATGAAGTCATTTTGCGCCACCCGGATGTCAGGGAATCGATGGGGTGCGGGCCCGGCGATCCAAATTGCGTACACCATGCAAAGGCGGGAACGACGAAAGAAGGCGGGGGCATTGGCCGTGATCAGGGAGTGAAAAACTGATGAGTGTCTTTAGAGATATTTTTGTGCTCATATTGCTTGGTTTTTATCTTTTGATGGCGTGGACATCTCAGGCCACGACCTTGCCAATCAAGACCTCAGAGGAAATTGCCCTAAGTATGGGTCATCAGACTCGCGAGACGATGTTGGTGGCTAAGGGAAGGCTAAATAAAAAAGATCTGTGGTTTATTGAGTACCGAGTTGGGCAAAAGATTGTTGGTCGAAAAATTCTGCTTCCCGATTACTACAATCAGTTTAAAAAGGAGCTGGACAATCATCTCAAGTATCGGCGCACAAAAAGCCTGGCGGGATCCATGAATTGCCCTTCCCCGGTTTTAGTTCATCATCGGAACAACCGGGGAAAGATCGATAGGAATGAAATCTGCCCGCCGCTTCTTTCCCAGGAAAATCGCATCAAGTTCGGTCAGTGGTACAGTCGCTGGCGCAACTTGGTGAATCGCAGCCAGGTTTTTTAAAACCAAACCTCAGCCTGAAAGCCATAGGCCCCACCACTGGTCAGGTCGGCGTAGGCCGGAGCTCCAGTTGCAATTTTGGCCTTATTCTCTTTGTTCCACCAACTGTGAGTGTAGAAGGCTCGCAAAACAGGGCGCCCCCACACGCTGCGGTTGATCGCCAATTGGGGAGCGACTGTGGCACGAATGAGAGTCCGAGCTCCGAGGGGATCGCCCATACCATCCTTTTCACTTTCAATCTCCACCTGGGAAAAGCCGACTTGCCCGGTCAGGTGAACATGATCAGTGAGAAAGTAAACGGGATGAACTCCTATTCCAGTCCAAGTTCCTGCGCTGTCGGTGTCGGCGCCCGTGTCCCATTGTTCGTGCATGGCCATGAGATGAAAGGCCCACTTGGAATCGGGAACAAAATGTGTCCAGTGGTCGGCAATGCGCAATCTCTGTGCTTTATCCTGGGTGCTCACGTTTTTCACAGGAGCTGTGTCGCCACTCAACTCCAATGATTCCATCAGACCCTGTCCCGCAACCAAAAGGGCAATATTAAATCCCTCGCCCAACTTGGTGTGAAATTTGGTACCAGCCACATAGCCGGTGGCTTTTTCATAGATGGTCGCTCCGCTTGTTCCGTTAGGAGCATGGGCATAGCCCAACCAAACCTCTAGCTCTGTATTCTCGGTGACTTCGATCTTGGAAACCCGTGCATCCCATAGAGTCAAACCATGGCGGCCCACGTCCGATTGGGTCGTTCCGATTTGGCGAATCTGGGCTAAGGCAAGTTGACCAAACCCTAGGGGTACGTCCTCAACTCCTGCTCCATTGCCAATTGTGTTTCCCCAATACCACCAGTCATTCATGTAGAGGTCCGGTCCACGATAGAATCGCTTGCCCGCCCAAAAGGTGTAAGGGGTGTCATGAAAGCGCCCGCCTTTAACAAAGGCTTCGGTCAGATGCAGCTCTTCATTGGTTCCTTCATAGGCGGCATGACCGGGAGAAATATAGGCCAAGCGAATGGTACTCTTGAAAAAAGGGTCCGTTTCTCCCTGAGCCTTGAGATGATGAGCTGTAAAGGCGGCCTCACCATAAATGGAACATTCGTTGCCCAGACGAAATTCGTTTCCCGTGGTTCCGGAGTTAGTGAAACACTCCTGATCTCCGCCTTTAGAATTGGTGCCCGTACTGGCACGAAAATACCCGTTGTACTCAAAGTTCTCTGAGTGAACCGCGCCGGCGGCGAATGAAACACAAAGACCCACCCCAAGCAGGAGGCTGCGACAAAAGAAATTCATTTGCTGTCTTCCTTGTTTGTACTTGTTTAGGTTGTTGACCCGAGAGTTTGGGAGAACCCCCGTTTCGCGCGGGAATGTAGCCCGCCCATGGGGCTAGGTAAAGAAGACACTGGACTTGGTGGAATGCGTTGGAAGAGGTTTTTTAGCGATTCCGTTTCGCGGCCCGAAAGGGCTCATCCGCCGGGGTGCGGCCAATGATCATTGGGGACCCTAGGCCCTGACTTCCGCGCCGTTCCCAAACCAGATAAACAGTGCCCTCAACAATTGTCGAAGTTCCCAGCTGGGAATCGGTACGGGCAATGATCCGTGCCTTCAAAACATTCTTATCCAGTTCATGAGAGGTCTTAGGGTCAACAGTGAAGGGCAGCAGTCCGTACTCGATGGCCGAGCCATCGGCGTAGACCACTTGAAAAATCTGAAAGTCATGAATCGCCTGATCGAGAGTTTTCGTCGAGTGCAGGCAGATGGAAGTCACTTTCTTGTTGGCTTCGACACCGGGATGACTGAGTTCGTTGGGGGCGCAGGTGCGGTAGAGCACAGACTCTTCCTTGTGTTGTTGCGGTCCGTGCAGAACAGAGATCTTCTGCTCAAAGGATTCTTCACCATGTGCGGAGACACCAACAAATAGAGCCAAAGTCGCCAAGATGAGGCTGCGCATAGACCTTCCTTTTGCAGAAATCGGGTGGGAACCCGGTTAGGAGCCCTTATACCTCAAGGTAGAGGGATGCGGCCAGTCAGTGGTGAGCCATGGGGTAGTATTTACAGGAGTGTCAGTCTGAGCTGCAACCTACTGAGGGGCGATGGTGGTCACAAAGCGATTGACCGGTCCGTCGATCTTGAAGATCACCGCCGGTTTTTCTGCGTTTCTCTCCGAATTGAGGCTAATGGCGCCTGTAACCCCCGGAAATCCCTTGGTTTCAGCAATCTTATTGCGGATCTCTTCACGGGAGAGGACCTTAGCTTTGCGAAGGGCCTCTGCCAGTATGTGGGTGGCATCAAAGGCCATGGCGGCAAAGCCGTCAGGTCTTTCTTTGTACTTGGATCGATAGAGTTCGACGAAGTCCTTCACCTGGGGCTCTTTGCTTTCAGATGTAAAGTGACTGGAAAAATAGCTACCATTGACCGACTCCCGGGCCAGTTCAAAGAGCTTGCCCGAGTCCCAACCATCACCACCGAGCAAGTGAGCCTTTAAACCCATTTGCCGTATCTGACGGGCAATCAAAGCCACTTCCGTATAATAACCGGGAATAAAAATGGCAGAAGGTGATTGGGAACGAATGTGGCTAATTTGATCGCGAAAATCTAAGTCTCCTGAGACAAACTCTTCTTCGGCGACCACTTCACCACCAAGGTTGAGGAATGTTTTTGAGAAATACTCAGCCAAGCCCATGCTGTATTCGGACTTGCGGTCACGAAGGATGGCCACCTTATCAACTTTTAGGTGGCTGCGGGCAAACTTGGCCATCACGTAACCTTGAAAGGGATCAATAAAACAAACGCGAAAAACATAGTCTCCCGCCTCAGTTACCCGTGGATTAGTTGAGCTGGGGCTTATCATGGGAACTTGCTTCTTCTGGGCAATGGGAGCAGCGGCCAGAGATAGCTGGCTGGCGGCTTGGCCAATGATGGCCACCACGTTGTCCTGGTCGGCTAGAGCTTCCACCAATTGAGCGGCAGTTTCCGGTTTTCCCTGATCATCTTTAATGATGAGCTTGAGCCGTCTTCCTTTAACTCCGCCTTTGGAGTTGATCTGTTCAATAGCCAATTCCAAGCCTTTTTTGGTGCTGCCACTAAAAGAGGCGTCTGTACCAGACAGGGACAGGAAGGCTCCAATGGCAATCGGACTGTTGTCGCCATCCGAATCAGATGAATCTCGTTTAAAACAAGAAACCAGCAACAGGCAGGGTAGCAGGACTAAACAGAACCGCCGGACCATTCTCATTGGGCAAGCCATCTCCACAAGTCAGAAAACAGTTAGGAAAGTGTTTTCTTAACAACTTGTGAACACTAGGTCAAACCGGCTCTTCGCGGGGCACTTGTCCCATGTGTCATGAGCGACACAGCATCTTAATATATAAGGACAGAATCAGCGCAGGCGATCGACCAAATCCATGACTCCGGGGGGAAGTGGTTTGGTTTTGCCTAGGCAGCTGCTCATCTCCACATCGAGGATCTGGCCACAGCGGATGCCCACCATCACGTCACAAACGCCCCTATGCAGGAGCTCGACCGCGTAAACTCCCATGCGGCTGCCTAAAATTCGATCAGCCGCCGTGGGTGCACCACCGCGTTGTATGTGACCCAAAATACAGACCTTGGCTTCGTACCCGGATTTCTTGCGAATGGCCTCCGCCAAATCGTAGGCTCGGCCCGGCTTCTGTCCCTCTGCTGCCACCAGAATACTCGATGTCTTTCCAGCCTTCATGCCGGCTTGGATCTTATCAACGGCCGTCTCAACGGGCAGTGGCGATTCAGGGATAAACACGGCTTCGGCACCCCCCGCCACTCCCACATCAACGGCGATAAAGCCAGAGTTGCGCCCCATAACCTCAACAATGAAAAGCCGGTCGTGGCTGGCTGCCGTATCGCGAATGCGGTCAATGGCTTCAAGAGCCGTATTCACAGCTGTATCAAAGCCAATGGTGACGTCGGTTCCAGAGATGTCGTTATCAATTGTTCCGGGGATTCCCACATAGGGGATTTGGTGCTCATTCCATAGGGTGTGGGCGCCAGTAAAGGAACCGTCTCCACCAATGCACACCAGGGCCTGAATGCCTCGGGCGCGTAATTGATCGGCGGCTATCTTGCGTTGATCCGGCTGGTGAAACTCGGGACTGCGTCCAGTCTTGATGACAGTACCACCTCTTTGGATAATGTTGGCAACGCTGCGAAGGTTGAGAGGGGTAAAATCCCCTTTGAGTAAGCCTTTGTAACCTTGGCCAATGGCCTCAATTTCGAGGCCAGAGGTAATTGCCGTTCGCACCACCGAGCGAATCGCTGCATTCATCCCCGGTGCGTCTCCACCACTTGTGTACACGGCGATTTTCTTTAAATTGCTGGAATCAAAATTTGCCATAGTCGGCACCAATATGGACTAGTTTTGGGCAAAAAAAAAGGACCAATTTCTTTAAGAAATCGGTCCCTTCTTAAAAGTTCGTCCGAACTTAACTAGCGCACAGATTCTTTGAACTCAGCGCCTGGACGGAACTTGGGGTACCAGCCAGCAGGAATCTTGATGGCTTTACCAGTTTGAGGGTTACGGCCAGTGCGGGCCTTACGCTTGGTCTTTGTGAAAGTACCAAAGCCGACCAACTTCACATCGTCGCCCTTTTTAACGGACTTGCGGATGATTTGGATAGTAGCATCCAAAACGCGCTCAGTTTGAGCTTTGGTCATATTTGTAGTTTCAGCGACTTTCTCGATAAGTTGCGCTTTGTTCATTCTAGGTTACTCCCGTTGAATAACTAGGTTGGTGAATAAAATAGTAGGAAAATTGAACTGTTTATTGCTTCCGGGGTCAACGGGTTTTTTTCAAAACAGTT from Pseudobdellovibrionaceae bacterium encodes the following:
- a CDS encoding carbohydrate porin, which encodes MNFFCRSLLLGVGLCVSFAAGAVHSENFEYNGYFRASTGTNSKGGDQECFTNSGTTGNEFRLGNECSIYGEAAFTAHHLKAQGETDPFFKSTIRLAYISPGHAAYEGTNEELHLTEAFVKGGRFHDTPYTFWAGKRFYRGPDLYMNDWWYWGNTIGNGAGVEDVPLGFGQLALAQIRQIGTTQSDVGRHGLTLWDARVSKIEVTENTELEVWLGYAHAPNGTSGATIYEKATGYVAGTKFHTKLGEGFNIALLVAGQGLMESLELSGDTAPVKNVSTQDKAQRLRIADHWTHFVPDSKWAFHLMAMHEQWDTGADTDSAGTWTGIGVHPVYFLTDHVHLTGQVGFSQVEIESEKDGMGDPLGARTLIRATVAPQLAINRSVWGRPVLRAFYTHSWWNKENKAKIATGAPAYADLTSGGAYGFQAEVWF
- a CDS encoding flagellar biosynthesis protein FlgD, with the protein product MISIKGSTQTWSNAQQDPSWKADNVQTVGAEDYKKAFGEKDIGEVLNKVADPNWVDPAKTRKVGNNQLDKDAFLKLLLTQLKYQDPTNPMESHEMAAQLAQFSSLESLSNIDKGIGNLQKAAAPKNDFAALNLIGKAVSGDSSKISRTDEAETHDIRYDLLNDAQKVVVKVLDANNQPVRELEFNDIKKGKNEVSWNGLTEDGQPARAGQYRLHIEAVGSNGLKVAAITQFEGRISGVNFTPQGPVLLVGNQSIRLSDVKKIVDPAVLAAQQVQRAPAAAGVAKQGVMAKAPSVPDGSEPAQVESNLESVGMSRGMVNEMKKQGVKAGL
- a CDS encoding HU family DNA-binding protein; its protein translation is MNKAQLIEKVAETTNMTKAQTERVLDATIQIIRKSVKKGDDVKLVGFGTFTKTKRKARTGRNPQTGKAIKIPAGWYPKFRPGAEFKESVR
- a CDS encoding ABC transporter substrate-binding protein, with the protein product MRMVRRFCLVLLPCLLLVSCFKRDSSDSDGDNSPIAIGAFLSLSGTDASFSGSTKKGLELAIEQINSKGGVKGRRLKLIIKDDQGKPETAAQLVEALADQDNVVAIIGQAASQLSLAAAPIAQKKQVPMISPSSTNPRVTEAGDYVFRVCFIDPFQGYVMAKFARSHLKVDKVAILRDRKSEYSMGLAEYFSKTFLNLGGEVVAEEEFVSGDLDFRDQISHIRSQSPSAIFIPGYYTEVALIARQIRQMGLKAHLLGGDGWDSGKLFELARESVNGSYFSSHFTSESKEPQVKDFVELYRSKYKERPDGFAAMAFDATHILAEALRKAKVLSREEIRNKIAETKGFPGVTGAISLNSERNAEKPAVIFKIDGPVNRFVTTIAPQ
- the pfkA gene encoding 6-phosphofructokinase gives rise to the protein MANFDSSNLKKIAVYTSGGDAPGMNAAIRSVVRTAITSGLEIEAIGQGYKGLLKGDFTPLNLRSVANIIQRGGTVIKTGRSPEFHQPDQRKIAADQLRARGIQALVCIGGDGSFTGAHTLWNEHQIPYVGIPGTIDNDISGTDVTIGFDTAVNTALEAIDRIRDTAASHDRLFIVEVMGRNSGFIAVDVGVAGGAEAVFIPESPLPVETAVDKIQAGMKAGKTSSILVAAEGQKPGRAYDLAEAIRKKSGYEAKVCILGHIQRGGAPTAADRILGSRMGVYAVELLHRGVCDVMVGIRCGQILDVEMSSCLGKTKPLPPGVMDLVDRLR
- a CDS encoding flagellar hook protein FlgE — protein: MGVLSSLYTGVSGLSAQGEALGVIGDNIANANTVGFKASRAEFQDIISKSLKGILGGNQIGRGVKIGAVNPILIQGNVDATEKATDLAISGDGYYILRGSDGESYTRDGSFHFDKEGYLVTNDNQRVQGFEADESGTIINKVEDIRFPRALIPARGTTKVKLELNLDSRVAQEPNSVKTFDPKNPYDTSNYSTGVEIYDSQGNKHLMTMFFNKLADRTWEYRGMVDGKEVTGGVEETLSEVCKGKLTFTVDGKLDTEELQASNFNFKGGALQNQQIKIDFGDSITTDKGKGLDGTKQYGKDSDMIAWHQDGSAAGTITNLSFNDEGVLTALYSNGQTKDLAQIALAKFENPEALFKVGNNRLKEARDSGAPAIGKPNRAGRGKIFAKSLERSTVDLALEFVNLIQNQRGFQANAKTITTTDELLAEVINLKR